Proteins encoded in a region of the Geobacillus genomosp. 3 genome:
- a CDS encoding class D sortase: protein MGREQYTDRLSRQGRAVRYAAFMFIVIGMMMAGWNGYWYMAGRGAAKQDNARPPVWHAPKREADMRSRAVHPPDGREGSFSLPIGVYLGELAIPKLGVAIPVYEGVREQELRRGVGHYPASAWPGGNGHVVLSGHRDTVFRRFGEIGIGDALIIRANDEVIHYRVVHIRIVDDDDRTVLVDKARPTLTVTTCYPFRLIGPAPKRYIVTARPVRIDKAVRATLSESVGKKSPSSREAGWKS from the coding sequence GTTCATTGTCATCGGAATGATGATGGCCGGCTGGAACGGATATTGGTACATGGCTGGGCGGGGAGCGGCAAAGCAAGACAATGCCCGTCCTCCTGTATGGCATGCGCCTAAACGAGAAGCGGACATGCGTTCTCGGGCTGTTCATCCGCCTGACGGTCGGGAAGGGTCTTTTTCTCTGCCGATTGGCGTCTATCTTGGCGAACTAGCCATTCCGAAGCTCGGGGTGGCGATTCCGGTATATGAAGGCGTTCGGGAACAAGAGCTCCGTCGCGGCGTCGGCCATTACCCGGCGAGCGCCTGGCCGGGCGGCAACGGGCATGTCGTATTGTCCGGCCACCGCGACACCGTGTTTCGCCGCTTTGGGGAAATCGGGATCGGCGATGCGCTCATCATTCGGGCAAATGACGAGGTCATTCATTATCGTGTCGTCCATATTCGCATCGTCGATGACGATGACCGGACCGTTTTAGTCGATAAAGCGCGGCCGACGCTGACCGTGACGACGTGCTATCCGTTTCGCCTCATCGGTCCCGCCCCGAAACGCTATATCGTCACCGCCCGCCCTGTCCGGATAGACAAGGCCGTTCGCGCGACTTTGTCGGAATCTGTAGGCAAAAAATCCCCCTCTTCAAGGGAAGCGGGATGGAAAAGTTGA